aatacggtttctctccagtgtgacttTTGGTATGGATATTAAGACTCGTCTTATTTGTATAgctttttccacattcagaacagacatacggcttctctccagtatgagttCTTGTGTGATTCCGAAAGCCGCTACTGTTGGAAAATCTTTTTCCGCAATGAgtgcagcaatatggcttctctcctgtatgaattcGTATGTGTGTCCTTAAGCTACTATTGagagagaattgtttgccacactcGGAACAGCCAAAAGGTTTCTCTCCATTATGAATTCTGATATGACATTTAAGAAGGTGTATTTTTAAGAATCTTTTcccacattctggacaagaatGGAGAGTCTTTCCAGTGTGAATCCTCATGTGTCTGTTCAGACTGCTGCTGTCTGAGAAATGTTTGTCACACTCAGAACTGCTATGAGGTTTCTCATTTGGGTGGGTTCCTTCAAGAACATGAAAGTCATTACTGGCTAAGACTTGCTGGTCACATTCAGGTGTTTCTCCTGCATGAATTTTGGCGTGATTTAAAAGAGCAGTATTGCTGGAAAAGCGTTCGCCACATTTAGAGCAGacgtatggcttctctccagtatgaatgcGCTTGTGCTTCCAAAAACTGCTACTGTTGGAGAGCctcttcccacattcagaacagacatatggtttctctccagtgtgagttcGTGTGTGCTTCTGTAAACGACTACGGTCAtaaaatcgtttgccacattcgggacagcaataaggtttttctccagtgtggattcttgtGTGGATCTGAAGACTGTGAATtcgtgagaatcgtttgccacattcgggacagcaataaggtttttctccGGTATGAACTGTCATGTGGATATTAAGATTATTTCTCTCTAAGAAACATTTGCCACATTCAGCACAACTATAAGGTTTCTCACCAGTGTGAAGCTTCTTATGCTTACGTAGGCTACTTTTGTgtaagaattgtttgccacattccaaacaacaGTAAAGTTTTTCTCCAGTTTGAACTTGGATGTATTTACTCACTTCTTGTTGACAAGTTTTATGTCCTCCGTCTGTGCTACTGTAGTAGCATGAAGTGAACTACACTGGGAAGAGGCTGGGGTCAAGTATTCTGATCCACTGGTTGGTTTCTTCATCTTCTCACAGTCCAGAAGAGAGGTCTGAGCAAATGAAGATGCAGAGATGCTTTCTTTCTCCTGTAAATCTGCAATGACACAAATCAGtcaagttaaatatttttaaaccagttCAATACTGTGACAAAGTTACAGCACACTGGCTGGAGTTGCTGCCTCACACTGAGGTGTCCTTCCTGCTCTGGCCGCTCTGTGTATGGACTTTGTATCTTCTCCTGCTGTCTTGCTTTTCATATCTCAAAACTACACTGGGGTGAGGGGACCCAAAATTCTCAGGATGAGTTACTAGTGTGGGAGTAGCATGTAGTTATCGACTATGCCACTCAGTGTCGTGTGCCTACAGACTTGTTAGTGAGCCCGCCAAGTGACATTGTGCTGATTTGACCGAGAGCAGATTTCTGACATTTACCCTTCAGTCTTCTTGTGATTTTTAACTCCAAGCTGAATAAAAGAGTGTCGGGTCATTAGGAACGCCAAGATGACGATGATCACGTCTGTTGACAATAACTGAGTTACTGATAAAGATTTCTATTGGTAAGCAGcaacattacactgaactgctgagTTGTTTGCAGGTTAACATCAGGGAATAAACGCCTGAAGCAGTGGCGTCGTATCATGACGGCCAGCCTGTACATAACACGATTCGACTAAAAACAATGTGCTTGTTGATTTGCGCACCCCTACATTGGCCAGGTATCACTAATGGGGACTTGTTTTGTTCCCAAAATGATAATTGAGAGTGAAGAGAAGAGGATTTTAATCCGTGAAATAACATACTGGAGGCTCTGGCCACAGGAATAAAGGGAAGGGTACAGGAAACTTTTCCAGGAATTGATGAAGCATTGGGGCAACTGCATTCTATCTGCAGAGGAGTATTTCACGTTAAATAAAAGAAAGTGCtgtaaattgtatcatttatactgtatatagtttttcTTCAAGGAAGTTTTGAGtctcttacatttacatttatttatttgactcaCGCCTTTATCCagggcgacttacaacatttatgatacaattggttccattgcttttggttttctaattgcagctcaggcaggtgaagtgactgcTCAGGGTCACCGAGTGGTGTCAGtcgtgggatttgaacccacaacttcagggtttgcaGCCTTTCCCACTACACCACACCGCCCTGGTTCTCACCATAGCTACTGTGGTAATCATTGTCAGGTGTGGCTGATTGGCGATGTGTGTGCCagagtgccctgcagtggactggcatccatTCTTTTGCTGAGTTCAAAGCTGTCAGAGGCTCCAGGTTAAGAAAATGGGGGAACTGGAAGGACATCTGATAAGAGGAGGAGGTCATGAAGTTGATACTTTCAAGTGGATTCACCCAGACTCAAGTTCAAGCCCCTCTATGTCCGGTGGTCACTATTGTCACTTTTAGTTATTTTCACTGTCCCCACtatgtcttattttcttattgtttctctCGTTTCTGTCCCCTTAATCTTTAACAGGACCCTGCAGTGGAGGAGCCCACTTCAATGATGGACTCCTCAGAGCTTTGTCTAATTCCTGTGTAACGACTCACAAACACCTCAATTCTGATGCAATGTAGAAGAATAGAGGTGGACTGGGGGGGGGGCAGATGATCAGTAAATACAACGTAGACATGAAGTTaaggttttaattgttttgttgagATTTACTTAATAATATTTATACGCTTTAAGAACTTAATCTgtactaaaagtaaaaaacatGCACTTGAAGTCAGGATGATAAGCGTTTAGCACAGCTGCCTAATTGTGCAAATGTTCTGAGGTCAAATCCTACACTCAGttgttgtccatgtggattttGCACGGACTGTCCTTGTCCTTATGGGTCTTACTCAAGTTACGCCAAATCAGCAAgaagatgcaggttaggtgacctGGTGACTCGGAAGTGATACCGTGTGACTGTGTGGTTTGAATTGGCCCCGAGATGGACTGCCACCTCATGTCTCAAACTGCTAAGATAGGCTTTGGCCGTCCTCCCCAAAACCTTCAATTGGATCAGATGTACTTAGGGCTCACAAACTTACCATAATATTCCTAAGTGTACACCGAATAAATGAACTTTCCCCAACATATTTTGAAGATGTGCATTATATAATAATCAGATTAACAAGAGGATTGTGAGTGGGGGAAACTCCAAGGAATCCATTTTTGAGAGTAGATGTCTACGAGGAGGTCGGGACATGACAGCTCAAAACAGAGCCAGTGAGCCGATAGGAAGGTGGGCACAGCATTGGAAAATGAGAGAAACCCACTGGCTTGAGTAAAATCGCTCCAGTTTAGTGCACTAGAGTaaggattttattatttatatatatatatatatataaaattttgagCTACACCCTTTGTATGAGAatatgctacagaaataaatgttgctattaGGCATAACACAATTTAAGACATGGAGATGTTATACTAAAATATGACTTTTACTgtcatttacattaaatataatgATATTAGCCTAGCAAACATCACTGGTTGGTGTAGTAGAAGTCATGTGCTGGtcactttacatttttatgcattcacccaaacttttccaaattattatttactagataagctatttttcttttcaaattaacaTGCTCCAGGGTGTCTTTATTCCAATTCAATCAAATCATGACTCCCACTCTTATTTCAATCTACTGACTCACCAACAGAGCCCCTGTTAGAATTTGTAAAGTTCCTGTTCTATTTAATCGCATGACTTACTTTTTCCCAGCTGCTCTTCTGCTTTTCTTCCGTCTCCTTCAGTAATTTTCTCCTCACGTTCCGATAACTCAGATTTTACTTGCACAGAAATCTCCACGGTAGCCAGTTGTCCAGTATTAGTGACCCAGGGCTGCAAATTGTTAACAGATTCTTCACACACATCTCGCTTGAAAATGGGGCCAGCTTCACGTTTTTGCAGTGCAAGGCCAAATGAGAAATCTTTCAGGTCCTCGACTTTAACCTCAGCAGACTCCTCCTTgcactcctcctctttaaaaactgaaatgcttTCTTCGCAGTCCTCCACCTTCACGCACACACCCTCTGGCGCACCCgactcacagtcctcttctttaatgtgtGCCAGTCGTTGGTTCGTGCCTTCCTGTTTGACCGAGGCCATACTCCGTGTAAAACTCTTCTCTGACCCCCCAACTGTCGGCTCTTCTCTTCTAAGACCCCCCCTTCTCAACTGGGGAGCCCCGGCCCATTATTCACCTCACTCACACGTGGAAATGAGAAGAAGGAAGGAGAGTCCCTGTGAAATTAAAAGAGACAGAATGAATTCATAAAGTCGTCAAAAACAACGAGCGTGATTCAGGGTTAACTAAATGAAAGACAAGCGAACTAAATGAGCTTTTCATGAGAGATCTGAAATGCTGTGAAACTTCCGTTTCAGCTTAAGAAGTTCTCTGAAGTGAAGACCTTCTTGATATGGAGAGCACGTCCAGCTGAGCAAGACAAAGACAAGAACAGGGAAAGAGGAGCAGAGTTTATAAATTCACACCCTGCTCATCGTGAACCATTTCATGTCAGTGAAGGTCCTGGATGGTCCTGTGGATGTTCTTGGAAGCCTCACACGCTTTTCACTACATGAGTGTCGCCAGTTCACAACAGGTTGGGTGTGTCAAGGAACATTTCAGGTTGGGTATCTCCTTTATAGTTGTGTTTTATCAAAAAGTTTGGTTTAAGATACTGCAGCGccattttggttttattatgTTAACTATTATAATTTTGAGCAACTCCTGTGATGTGACGGGTGAGTCGTCTTCAGAGTCTGCACACCGTGGCATCTTTTACACAACGCTACTTCAGTTGGCACCACAAACTTGCCAGCTTTGGAGATCGCAGACTGTGCCTTGAAAACAGTAACAACTTAAAGTCCTTTGATTTTATCGTCTTCAGAACTTTTCCTCCCTGTCTATCACGATTCTGATTTTCACATCGGGTTTTCTTTTCCAGGTCCTCAGCCTCCTTCAGGTCTGAGTAAAGTGCGGTTATCACCTTcattcttgttttctccacctGCTGTCCCCAGTGACACCTCACATGTTCTATAACCATCACGTACAGAATGGAGGAAGACCCTCAGAGGGGAACACACAAACTGGGACCGTGACTGGGATTTGAAATCAGGATGCTGGAACCATCAAGCAGCAGCACTCAGCACCACTCTGTCCTCATCTTACCCTTCCTGCTCTGAACCCCCATACAGTATTAAAGTCTACAACTGGTAAACACAACGACAAACCTATCGGACATTCCCACCGGGTTATCCCACTCACACTTCATTTTCCACACATCTTCTGAAGGCTTGTTTCTCATTCTCTGCTGGTCACACGTGAGCAGAAGTTTTGCTTTCAGTCCTCCACTTATTCTCCTGCATCATAAAACACAAGTGGGTTCAACAATAATCTGACCAGTGATAGCTGAGTGGCAGTGCAgaatttacgtataagctacacaagctatagcttagggcccccgccttcttggggccccccaaaacaaatcatatttggcacttgcatagaatatctggacttataaggggccccatgtctcaaatagcttagggccttatcaagtccaAATCCGGCCCTGCCGAGTGGGTCCTGTGGTGCACTGGCACCCTCTACAGGTTACTTCTTATCTCCAACCCCATTCTGCTTGTGGCCTAAGAAACCCTGAACTCAATTAAGGGACTGTCATAATGGTGGGATGGCTAGCAGGTCCTGAACAGGTGCGTTTGTACCTGAAGGCTCATCCTTCTGTGTGAGTACCCACCGTGTAATTAACTGACCCCATCAGTGTTCAAGATGGACTCCTCACACTTCTTCTCTTCACTCTCTCTGTACTTCCAGCTGGTAAAGTTTTTTCCGTGACTCCTCTGTTAATGGAATTCCTCTTTCACAATGGAGGCACAATCACCATCACACACAAAAACCTCTTTGCCCCCCTATAAAACTAACACAACATCATCAAACCAACTTCAATCTAAGCACACAAGTGACTGCTGACACCCAAGTGatccctgtgatgggctggcaccctctccaggttactccttattttccacCATATGCTGCTTATGCTTATgcactgcatttatcattccaacaaatggcgaaTCACagatatttgtaataataaaatgcattgcatttgtcattccaacagattgcatattacaaatatttgtagtgataaaatgcattctgtcactccaacagatggcgcaccacaaatactaacacagcttttatgaatcccataccaagtgacatataatagagacatatgcattgcatttatcattccaacagaaggcgcaccacaaatattaacacagcttttatgaatcccataccaaatggcatataacagaggcatatgcattgcatgtccttcaacagatggcgcaccacagacattaacactgaatCCTGTGTCAAATGGCTCATCCTGCTGTTTGAATACCCACCGTTGTTGTTGACTGAACTCCTCAGTGTCTGTTCTGACACATTCAAGATGAACGCCTCCCACGTCTCCTCTTCTCTTTCACCTCTACGGACGTCTTCTCGGTGCTCGTGTGACTCAATAGCTCCTCTGAATGTTTAATCAAACGTCACTCAGTCTATGATACAGGAAGGCAaagacagagggagagagagagagagagagagagagagagagagagagagagagagagagatgatacATTTAGGCTTCTTGTCTGTATATTCATGAACTGAAATGTCAAGGTTATTATGGGATGGCATATACTTTGAAAAGTAGCtatgctgccatctactggatgGAGGGAGAACAATTCCTAAAGGAATAATGGATCCTTGACTTGAATTGCACACCCAGCTGACCTCtgtacagtttgcatgttctcctctgtATCTCTCCAGGTACTCAATTCTTCACCTTGTAAGGGACGGCCAGCAGCccaacccggctgggatgcccaagTAATCGGAGGATGGGGGGAAGACAGCTTCTTCAGGGCACTGCCACctccagaacactagatggcagctttccTGGGTTGCAGTAATGctatggattcccacagggcaccatgggacatggagttctttaACTCCGCCATGTTGGGTGCCAacagggggtgctgcaaggagAGAGGAGCCATGTGGCATGGGGTTTCTACCTCACCTGAAAGCTTTGATAGATCACACGGGCAGATGTTTGGAAGCATTTCCAGGGCAGCTAAAATAAAAGGGACTGTCTGGTTCACATTGATGAGCCAGAGTCAGTTGGAAGGTGGATGAAAGACAGTGATAAAGAGAGAAGGTAGAAAAGAGGGCTTTATTGTGCCGAGACTTGGGCTTATTGCATACGTGGACTTGTGGCCGTGGTGGGAAACTCTTGGGGGAAAGAGTATCCCATGCACAGAAAGACGCGTTGCCCTTTTAaattgtgtctgtgtctgtttaCGTTGGGTTTTTGGGGACCCAgagcgccccctactgtccacACCCTCACATCTGAATGTCATGCAGGTCGGGCTGAATGGAGACCCCTAAACTGACACCTGCTCGTGTGTGCTTTGTGACGGACTGCCGGTCTGCCCAGGGTCCATTATAGTTGAAATCACGACTCGGGTTTGCTTAAGACGACTGtaaaatgaatggacagatggGATTTAGGGCTGTAAATGTCTCCAATGTAACAGACGCTCTGCTTAAACAAATTAAGAGTGGAAACGGTCTGGAGCCTGCCCTGGCAGCAccgggtgaaaggcaggaaacttatttttttcctaaagAGTAGGgcgtatcccgatgtcctggcatGACCATGACCTGGTCAacctggccccctaatcaccccctgtctctgattggctaactatctctcaccacttcatcaTCTAAACTGCTCATGTGTGGCGAAAGGAGTTGcaccaaaatggctgccatcacatcatccaagtgggtgctgcacattagtggtggttgaagtagctGCCCACTCACTGTGCAAAGGGGGAGAAAAGCACTATAGAAacgttatattatatatatatataattattattattttggacaGACCGTTAATGCATCACATGGTCCACTCACCAGTATCCAATTTTTTTAAGTCACCTTTGTGTATGTGGGGAAACACTCCATACAGACCACCAAGAAGAACAGACAGACACTATTCAAAGGAGGATCTATAGagtggttaataataataataataataataataataataataatgggctgggctggcaccctgcccagggtttgtttccttccttgcaccccatgttggctgggattggctccagcagaccccctgtgaccctgtagttaggatttagcgggttggataatggatggatagataataataatcatattattattaataataataaatagtctgtggtgggttggcaccctgccctggattggttcctgccttgtgccctgtgttagctgggattggctccagcagacccccgtgaccctgtattcggattcagcgggttagaaaatggatggatggataataaatagTAACACATTGCATTTCTATGTAATGACCCGGGAAGCCAACttacaatctccttactgcataGCAGCAGCGTCACCTGCTGAAAGTCCTATTCGGAAATGAAGAGTTTCATAGAAAGATGTGGTAAAGTAATTCTTACCGGAGGACCTGACagttgtttcctcccacagtccaaagacatgcaggttagatgcattggcgattctaaattgtccctagtgtgtgcttggtgtgtgtgcatgccctgtggtgtgctggcaccctgcctgggtttcTTTCCtgttttgcgccctgtgtttggctgggattggctcagcagacccccgtgaccctttagttaggatatagcgggttagacaatggatggatggacctgacagtttaacccttaactactcgtACCATTTCTCATCTCACAAGTACTGTTGTACTTTAAGCACCCtgtgttaaaatggctatttctATGCACGCtgtgaggttgtaatataaaatattgcaatcgTTTTCAATTCACCATGTTTTTAATGCAACTTAATAGCGTATTACTGAATAGGATAGTCCAGTCTAGTACTATCTGAAAGTAAACCTGACGCACTTCTCCCGTGCTCATTCGTCACCCGCCACACTTTGatccactgcaggatttgcactCGTGTCACATGTCACTTCAGCTCTTGAATGAATTTTGTGGAGGAAGTCATTGCCAGATCAACATCTCATCGTTAAGTAAGTACATAATGTAGGACCAAAGCCACCATATGGAACTGGCGACAGGGCATCCGCTCGTAAAACCGGCTGGAGTGAAGTCATCGCGACTCTGGACTTGTAGTGAATCAagtttaggagagatggcggATGCTATCGGTGGGTTCAAAAAATAACTGACATTGGGCTACAAAATACTCCAGtgcgagtagttaagggttaatctCATCAGTAACTATTCGCatcccagttaaaaaaaaaaaattacagaaacttTTACCGTTTGtgaaaaaagtctgtaaaaaTAAAGAACCCCAGGTGATACGAGTCCTTTGCGAATCCACATGTCAGTAAAATTCCATCGTTTAAGCGATTCTAATGGGGCTGAAGTTATGAATGCCCTCTGGTAAGAATTACTTTACCCAAAGActgagatgaagaaagaaaaaaaaaaaagaaatgttggtaTACCTGACTGTGTCCAGCAGAGGGCGCCAGCTCCCTGGGAAGGAGTTCTATCCGTAATGGCGGCGTGTTACAGATCCCGAATCTATATGGATAGAATATAAACAGCCGATACCACTCGTACGGCGGAAAGAAATCACGTCtgagaaataactttgctttgtTTAATGTCGGCTTACACTGCATATCAGACGAAGGAAGCCGGGAGTGGGGGGCCCCGAGGCGTAGAGCCTGTCGATGTCGGCGGTGCACTGGGAGGCTCTTTCAGGAAACAATGACGGTATTTCCCATCAGCCCGTTGCCTTCGAAGGAGTGCTGGGCAACGTGCTAAAACTTTTTACGGTCTTCCCCACGTGCAAGGCCCCCCTACTTAGGCGAACatgtaattccaaacaaggcaatgGGGCTTAAACGAGGATACTATTCCATGCTGAGTTAACAGAGAGAAATAACACACAGCAGCTGTAGTCCGACGGCGCGCTGTCCAGTTGCTGCTGTCTGTCACATAGCACTTGAATGTGGTGAGCCGCTGTGCgtaatctggctctgtgtcagctGCGCATGTGAGCAGagaaaagcagatttataagAGAGATTTGCACAGGGACACATTAAACTTATGCTAACACTGGCCTATTGAACAATCGGGCGGATCAGGTTTAAATTGGCTCGGAGGTCTATTGGTAagctgatattattattattattattattattattattattgtttcttaCTTGAGTGACACCTTTGTGACTTACAGCTGCCTACAGCTCTCAGTTGCAGCCCTGGCAGGTCAggtgactcactcagggtcacaccgtggtggcagcagtgggatctaaacccacaacctcagggtctgaaggtgtacttattatacaaaatacatataatattaaaaaatatatataatatttattatatgaaaAAAGGGAGTGGATCCAGGCACTGCAACCCACCCAACCCTTAGAGGTGCAAACTGACATTTTGTTCTTAAAGTAATTTACTGACTTAAGCCGCCGACCTAAGGTGTAAAACTAACCCCATTCCAAGGTGGGCTTGCTTCAAGAGAACAATGAATCAAATCTGAATTGGGTGGAAAGCATTATGAACAATGCGGGTCTATCCAGGCCCCCCCTCTTCACATTTGGGATCCTCTTGAAACCAACACCCTTGACAGCTATGAGCGAATAAGCTGGCCAATGGGGAGAAATCACACgaggagcaaggggatggtgtaaaaagtgtcctgtgcttttattaaaaagaattaaaaacaaaaccaaaaacagggggcagtaataaaataaataaataatccattaaacaaGTGAGCAGTGGgggataaaaatacaataaagaaacCTATTAAAAGCAGAGattacattattatatatatatatatatatatatatatatatatatatatatatatatatatatatatatatatatatatatatatgaattattatttagttATGTCAGTGTTTCTGTAATGTGAGTGAGTGGGCGAGAGGACAGGTGGGGCTCATACTTGGATAAAAGAATGACTACACAGAgactttgaaaaaaacaaaaaaaaaagagtttggaTATTACGTTTATTTTCGGAGGCTTTTGTGCTCCGGGTGGTATAGACACGAGAACTTGCTGGACACGAGGACACGAAGAAACggtcgtaaaaaaaaaaaaaataaataaaaaggtgttgTGGAGTTGTGCGAGACAGGCGAACTAGCACAGTTAGCCGGCGAAGAGGAATGGGATACTTTGGATAGCGCTCCAGCTAACCAAAGGAAAACCTGGCAGCTCCTCGGACAAGAGAAAAAACAACAAGTTTCACCCCATTTTGGATAGACTAGCTCCTTTTGCTTGCAGCATTTTGCCGTGAGCCTGCCTTCTTACAGGGCAactccatcatttttttttccacagtgagGGAGTGCTGTGTTTGGACAATGGACACTGATATTCGCTCTGCTTATGTGTGAGTACTGTGACCTTTTATGTTGGCTTGTTAGAGTGAATGGGCCTTAACGTTTTTGGCCACCACATTCCCGAGCGTCGACCAGGCCTGCAACGAGGAGAAtttgtgttaaaattatttttatttttgtgaccgctggcttgtgtgtgtgtgtgtgtgtcttggccCCTAAAGTTGTTAAGTTAAAGTGAGGTTTCAGTAATTAAGTTTGCTCATATTATAGATTTGGTTATTGTGTTTTTCAGTGGGATGCTTTAAGTGTTGGTAAAAGCAAAGAGTTAAAAGTACATTTGGAAGGTTTAAGTACAATGCCTGAACTTATAGGTATTTGTGCTCAAGGGTAAATTTACTGCAATTTGTgtgagttttctaatttctgtaatcTATGATTTGTGGGAATTTTGATTGGTTTTagctttaaatagtttttttttttttagatatttttctaatttagtcaataaattttgttatattttgggaACATATTTGTATTTTGAATTGTGTTACAAGTTACTAATTGTGAAACAGCTGGCATCTTATTACTGGGGAGTAGGTATTAGTTAAGGGAATCTAATTTATCctctaaaaatacatatttaaaattaaaggggttttCATAAATCAGCTTAGGGAAACAGAGTTTATGAACTTAGGGTGCTATCCTATGGCTAAAGGGTAaaaaaagatctatctatctgtctttaaattatatagtgccttacacatatctatctatctgtctttaaattatatagtgccttacacatatctatctatcttttaattatatagtgccttacacatatctatctatctatctttaaattatatagtgccttacacatatctatctatcttttaattatatagtgccttacacatatctatctatctatctatctatctatctatctatctatctatctatctatctatctatctatctatctatcatatagtgccttacacatatctatctatctgttaaagTTCTGAAAAGACATGCcctcaatatatatgtataaaagaaCAACATTGCTGAAGTTCCATTATTCAAATGTCATATTTCTAGGCATAGCTGCCTTGTGGTATGGATTTCAGAAAGgggtgtcttttatttatttatgtcacgCACAAATCTATCTAAAAGGCGCCAGCAATATTTCTTAAGATTTGCTGATTATTTTCCTGCTCTGTTGTTATGCATGTGATTTGCCTCCGTCAAGTGTCTCTCACCTCTCCACACCAAACAGATCGCCGTGCTAATGGCCACTTCCCTCTCTTGCAGGCATACAGGAAGGCGAGCAGAAGCCGGCTGGATAAGTGTGTGCACCTCACCTTTGGAACAGAGG
This genomic window from Polypterus senegalus isolate Bchr_013 chromosome 4, ASM1683550v1, whole genome shotgun sequence contains:
- the LOC120528920 gene encoding oocyte zinc finger protein XlCOF6-like, giving the protein MASVKQEGTNQRLAHIKEEDCESGAPEGVCVKVEDCEESISVFKEEECKEESAEVKVEDLKDFSFGLALQKREAGPIFKRDVCEESVNNLQPWVTNTGQLATVEISVQFTSCYYSSTDGGHKTCQQEVSKYIQVQTGEKLYCCLECGKQFLHKSSLRKHKKLHTGEKPYSCAECGKCFLERNNLNIHMTVHTGEKPYCCPECGKRFSRIHSLQIHTRIHTGEKPYCCPECGKRFYDRSRLQKHTRTHTGEKPYVCSECGKRLSNSSSFWKHKRIHTGEKPYVCSKCGERFSSNTALLNHAKIHAGETPECDQQVLASNDFHVLEGTHPNEKPHSSSECDKHFSDSSSLNRHMRIHTGKTLHSCPECGKRFLKIHLLKCHIRIHNGEKPFGCSECGKQFSLNSSLRTHIRIHTGEKPYCCTHCGKRFSNSSGFRNHTRTHTGEKPYVCSECGKSYTNKTSLNIHTKSHTGEKPYCCSECGKSYRSKRSLSNHTKSHTGEKPHCCLECGKRFLHLPHLYNHRKIHTGEKPHCCSVCGKRFLQRSNLQQHIQTHTGEKPHCCLECGKRFSYLHSLYKHRGIHTGEKPHCCSECGKRFLRRGYLQQHIRIHTGEKPYCCSECGKQFSSSSNLYSHKRIHTGEKQHGCSECGKRFLNNASLNSHMKIHTGEKPYGCSECGKRFSQRNSLQIHTRLHHTGEKPFSCSECGKSFCDSRHLLNHVRIHTGEKPYCCSECGKGFMWRNNFRRHAQTHTGEKLFCCPECGKKYSFSSSLLRHRRIHRGNPVVNMAENFSTDPTNTEKVKEDITAVPNEDDNSHLK